The following are encoded in a window of Castanea sativa cultivar Marrone di Chiusa Pesio chromosome 5, ASM4071231v1 genomic DNA:
- the LOC142635634 gene encoding uncharacterized protein LOC142635634, which translates to MKLLQNQLEVLNCAEVVTEESKAKYLSVSKQLEDLLLKQEIYWAQRSRIPWLKYGDKNTKFFHSKASQRKRQNHIKGIQCAQGNWVDKVEDIANVAIGYFDNLFCAGTCDQMEDCLNAVPRKVTPDMQETLSSEFSAEEVKIALFQMGPTKALGPDGMNALFYQRFWHVVGDSVVDDVLNFLNNGHILPDINHTNIVLIPKVKNPKIAKNFLKLFGY; encoded by the coding sequence ATGAAACTTCTTCAAAATCAGCTTGAGGTGTTAAATTGTGCTGAAGTGGTGACTGAAGAATCCAAGGCCAAATATTTAAGTGTTAGCAAACAGTTAGAGGACTTGCTTTTAAAGCAGGAAATTTACTGGGCACAACGGTCTAGGATCCCATGGCTTAAATATGGAGACAAGAACACTAAATTCTTCCACTCGAAAGCTTCCCAAAGGAAAAGGCAAAACCATATAAAGGGTATTCAATGTGCACAAGGAAATTGGGTGGACAAGGTGGAAGATATAGCAAATGTGGCTATTGGttattttgacaatttatttTGTGCAGGTACATGTGATCAGATGGAGGATTGTCTTAATGCAGTCCCAAGGAAGGTGACACCGGATATGCAAGAAACCCTGTCCAGTGAGTTTAGTGCTGAAGAAGTAAAAATAGCTTTGTTCCAAATGGGACCAACAAAGGCACTTGGACCTGATGGAATGAATGCTCTCTTTTACCAAAGATTTTGGCATGTTGTGGGTGATTCTGTAGTTGATGATGTGTTGAATTTTCTGAATAATGGTCATATATTGCCTGATATTAATCATACTAATATTGTACTTATTCCTAAAGTGAAGAAcccaaaaatagcaaagaatttCTTGAAACTTTTTGGCTATTGA